Genomic DNA from Microcoleus sp. AS-A8:
AATTAGCAAGTGTTTACTAGAAATACCTCTGATTCAGCTTGCAGATATTCCTGTGCTGAATCCCGCAGCTACTAATATCACCTTGGATGGCTGGATGGCAAAAGCCAAGGCAATTGATCAGCAATTGGGGATTATTCGAGACAGAATTCCCTTCGCCGCTGTATACATCCCTTCAGCCCCGAAGAGTTCTGACTTCTTCTCGTTGGCTCTAGCCATAGGAGAAATTCCTATTTCGCCAATGGCATCGGAAAACTTCAATCAAGCGTGCTGGATAAAGACTAATCAGTACTATTGGCAGGCACGAGGGTTGGTATTTGCACACAGACTCTTTGGAGTCATACCCGATCCGCTTGCAGAAGGAGGTGTTCTTAACCGTTACTTACCTGAAACTAGTCTACAGAACCTCAGACTAAACATTGACATCGATCTAGCTCGTTATCGCTTGCTCCTGGAAGGAGAATCCTATATCAAGACCTGGGCAGCAGCAGAAGGAATCAGCTACCCCTTCAAAAGTCCTCTGGAACTATTTGTGCAAACGTTGAAAGACGGGTTTCAGATTCTTCTATTACTAGGTCCCCTCAACTTGTACCATGAACCCCTAAGCAAAAGGACACAGCGGTATAACCTGAATGCGAGGAAGAGGTTATTGAGTAACAAAGAGTGGGATGACCTCGATCTGCTAGAAGGTATACCTGCATCTCCTAAGAGAAAAAAACGAATATCTCCTGAGAAACTCAGACCCTCTTATACAGTTGCCAAACGGCAGTATGCCAGAACACTCAAGAAAATGGGTTGGAACGGGTACTGGATATTAGCGCTCCTGAAGCACAAAAATCAAGAGCCTATTAAGAGTTTATTTAAAGATTATTTAGCGGCCTTCCGAGCTGGCTCTGAGTTATTCATCCCGGATTTCGAGTGGATAGATGGCCAACCTTACCAAGCCCAGCATACCAGTCAACGCCGAGCTGAAGCGAAGATTGATAGAGATGGCTATATCCGCTGGTACTGGGCTTAACTCTTCTTAACATTTTCGCATTTTTAACATCAAGCCTTCAAAAACTGATATTCCAGATAGAGTCCACTCTGGAATATACCTATGAGCTTGCTGAAGGCGGAGCTAATTACACGACAAGAAAATTCAGAAACACCAAGAACAGGCATTCAATTTGGTGGATTAACCTGTAACATTCCTCTCAAAATTCTTTCTAAGGCTTCTGAGCGAGTGAGATTTTCCGACTCTGCGATTTGGGTTAACTTGGCGATTGCTGTAGGAGTCAGGGATAGGTTAATCCTCTCCTTTAATTCATCCCAAAAAATGGGTTCTCCTTTGCGACAAGCAATGCCTTTATGAGAGCCTTTTCGTTTGAAATTGCGCTGATTCAATTTTCCTCCTTTCGACCAAAAATATCAAGACTACTGAGATGTAAGCAAATTTCAATCAGGGTTGAACCTCCAGCTTGCGCCACCTCAGCCATCAAATTTTATTAAAGGTTGGGTCAACTCCTGAAGCTTTGATGGGGGAACGAGTTGGTTTTTGTGCATAAACGCCCAAAAATCTCTTTAATAAGCTTTTTTCGGGTTCTTATTAAAGATGCCCGTCAAGGCCAATCGCTCAAATCCTTACAGCTAGTTAGATTTCTGATGAACTGAAGCGAATTAAAAAAGAAAAGGCTTATATCTTCACTCGTCATGTCGAACGCAGGGATATACGTTGAAGATGTGTTTTCTTTAATAAATTCTGAGAAGGAGCAATATGTAATCGACGAACAATCAGTTCTTTTCTGCCGACTCAACATTTCTGACTCAAGGTCAGAAAAAGTTTGACCACATCATATTTAATGGTAACAAAAAAATGAAACAAACAGAACTCCCAGGCTTTAGAAAAATCGTCTCTTCTCAAGACCAAGAAATTCAACTGATCCCCGTTGAAGGCAGAACAGAAAACCCCAAAACGATTAAGGAGTTGTTGGAGTTATACCAAGGCACAGTCAAAGCCAACGATTTCTCAGCCATTTTAAGTACGATGACGCGGTATGGAGTGCCAGCTCTCGAGGGTCCCTCGCCAGAAAGCTCCAGAGCCTCATCCGAAGAAATTGAAGCAGCTCTGAAATTTTTAGACAAGAAGTCGGTTTGGCTGCTAGATAAACTTGAGGAACAGCAGGAAAAGTATTTCGATTCATTAAAGCTTCCTTCTGGTAAAAGATATTTGCCTCGCTCAATTACAAAAAAGATGGTTGCGTGGACAAGGGAACAAGGGTTTTTAACCCCTATAGCCTCAAAGAAAGAAAAAGTAATTTATCGTCACACGCGAGTGCCTCAAACTCCTGCTCAAAAAAGTAAGACCAGTAATTCTCGTCAACTCGGTAGCAAAAAAGAGGATTTTGTCAAAGGCGATAACTGGAAACCCCTTTCTCCCAAAGAGGCGAAAGATTGGCGGCAAAAATTTGTTGATTCAGTTGTACCCTTCGTTCACAGCTACTCCATTTTTATCGCAGTTTCTTGGAGAGAAATTGCCCAAATTTCACATCCCTTATTTTTGCTCAATCCTACGTTAGATGAACAATTAACAAAGTTTGTGAATTTCCTTCAAAAAGAAATGAAGCAAGCTCTTGACACCACCGACAGAGACATCAGGGCTATTTTGCGATTTTTAGAATGTCTCTATCGAGAAGAATATCAAGACAAGCCAGAACAACTCAACCTAACATCAATCATTCCTGATTTACCACTTCCTAATTCCATTACTATTAGCCAGTTTAAAAATGAAGCACATCCGGGTGATGCTTTATGGCTAGCTAGGGGGATAGCTGAAGAAAATATGACCAAAGCTATCAGCCAAATGAAAGAGACTGTCACTAATTATCTGGACAGCTTGGATGTTACTTTTGAAACCCAAATTAACTACCTCAAATCGGTCGTTAACTTAGCTAAATTTATTTACTTTAAACAGACGCAAGATTTTGATAAAAAAGGAGGCTATAAAGATATTGAAATAATCGGCAAATTGCGGAAGCTTGAATCGGAAAAATCAGAAAGCAGCGAAACGAGTGGGCAAAAAACTGAAGCGAAGAAACGTCGCCGTGCCAAAATGGTTCCTTGGCCTAAAATTTTGCTGGCTGTAGAATTGTCAATCATTAAATTTGAAGAGAAATATAAGTATGGTGTAAATACTAAAACTAGATATAAAAATGGAAATCCTCAAGTGTCCAAAGCTAAACGCTCACAGATGGCGCGACTCCATGATTTTCAAAATGCTCTGACTTTGGCAATGGCAACAGCTTTGCCGCCTAGTCGGTCTAAGGTTTACTATCAAATGGAAGTGGGGAAAACCTTAGTTAAAGGTATGTTAATTGATGGAATTTTGGTTAACTTAGAAAACCTGCCAGAGAACAAAAAAAACTTTGCGACTTGGTGGCTGACGCTCAGTCCTCCGGATGGAAAAAAAGACACAATCGACGAAGATGGATGGAAAGCTGAAATTCCCAATCGAAAATTTTCAACGGGAAAAACGTTGTACTGGTATTTAGAA
This window encodes:
- a CDS encoding site-specific integrase; amino-acid sequence: MKQTELPGFRKIVSSQDQEIQLIPVEGRTENPKTIKELLELYQGTVKANDFSAILSTMTRYGVPALEGPSPESSRASSEEIEAALKFLDKKSVWLLDKLEEQQEKYFDSLKLPSGKRYLPRSITKKMVAWTREQGFLTPIASKKEKVIYRHTRVPQTPAQKSKTSNSRQLGSKKEDFVKGDNWKPLSPKEAKDWRQKFVDSVVPFVHSYSIFIAVSWREIAQISHPLFLLNPTLDEQLTKFVNFLQKEMKQALDTTDRDIRAILRFLECLYREEYQDKPEQLNLTSIIPDLPLPNSITISQFKNEAHPGDALWLARGIAEENMTKAISQMKETVTNYLDSLDVTFETQINYLKSVVNLAKFIYFKQTQDFDKKGGYKDIEIIGKLRKLESEKSESSETSGQKTEAKKRRRAKMVPWPKILLAVELSIIKFEEKYKYGVNTKTRYKNGNPQVSKAKRSQMARLHDFQNALTLAMATALPPSRSKVYYQMEVGKTLVKGMLIDGILVNLENLPENKKNFATWWLTLSPPDGKKDTIDEDGWKAEIPNRKFSTGKTLYWYLEEWITNWRPLLNPNHNCLYSTEKGEKMTTATYCHRVRNAFRRFIGSPVNPHLLRHILITYAYERGMTDEESRSLAKCQQHSQETQRKIYNEQKMLKSLEPALKLNEKFAEEFSRSFNLNEIDPT